The following proteins come from a genomic window of Winogradskyella sp. PC-19:
- a CDS encoding LytR/AlgR family response regulator transcription factor — protein MDKINVLIVEDTVSERDALIPVLEANNYNVLGVASTFKDALQLYNSTNPDVLIIDIFLNGTPDGINFAEFVDASSNGSKPFVFLTSSTDRKIFEKAKLAKPFSYLLKPFNELELLYAIEMAVEKFYNQNDVFSGDEEDTVISDEHLFIKKGKSLKKVLVSDIIYVEVEDKYCNVVTEKENFVILMSLKKMIKFLNSSLFYQTHRRFVVNIEKIQEITISDNLILLSGGHKVDISDNYRDVIKDIKTLK, from the coding sequence ATGGATAAAATTAATGTGCTTATAGTAGAAGATACAGTCTCTGAAAGAGATGCACTAATTCCTGTTTTAGAAGCAAATAATTATAATGTTCTTGGTGTAGCGTCAACATTTAAAGACGCACTTCAGCTTTATAATAGTACTAATCCAGATGTTCTAATCATTGATATTTTTTTAAACGGCACACCAGACGGTATTAACTTTGCGGAGTTTGTCGATGCTAGTAGTAACGGCTCAAAGCCCTTTGTGTTTTTAACTAGTTCTACTGACAGAAAAATTTTCGAAAAAGCTAAGCTGGCTAAACCTTTTAGTTACTTGTTGAAACCTTTTAATGAACTAGAATTACTTTACGCAATTGAGATGGCTGTAGAAAAGTTTTACAACCAAAACGATGTATTTTCTGGAGATGAAGAAGACACTGTAATAAGTGATGAGCATTTATTCATTAAAAAAGGGAAATCACTAAAGAAGGTTCTTGTTAGTGACATTATTTATGTCGAAGTTGAAGATAAATATTGCAACGTTGTAACTGAAAAAGAAAATTTTGTCATTTTAATGTCTTTAAAGAAGATGATAAAGTTTTTAAACTCTTCTCTTTTTTATCAAACACATCGACGTTTTGTAGTAAATATTGAAAAGATTCAAGAAATCACGATTTCAGATAATTTAATCTTACTTTCTGGAGGTCACAAAGTTGATATTAGTGATAATTATCGTGATGTCATAAAAGACATTAAAACGTTGAAATAG
- the wecB gene encoding non-hydrolyzing UDP-N-acetylglucosamine 2-epimerase has product MYKITIIAGARPNFIKIAPIMYALKEAKEKGFNISYRLVHTGQHYDKNMSDSFFEQLSIPEPNTNLECSGGSQAEQTASILLAFEKELKINPADLLIVVGDVTSTMACTLVAKKNNVKVAHVEGGIRSGDMTMPEEINRIVTDSIADYFFTTSELANQNLIAEGVDKNQLFLVGNTMIDTLLKNKQRFFKPEIWGNLNLRLKSYVVLTMHRPANVDAEKNLEAMLNEIILQTKNLPIIFPAHPRTQRILSKLNIESNRLHIVEPLSYLEFNYLVKNAKAVITDSGGITEEASIMNVPCLTLRDNTERPETITLGTNELIGTNPKNLKTYLNKLFDGQWKQMQSIPFWDGKTAERIVKVITNNLIKN; this is encoded by the coding sequence ATGTATAAGATTACCATAATAGCAGGTGCGCGACCAAATTTCATAAAAATAGCACCTATAATGTATGCGCTTAAAGAAGCAAAAGAAAAAGGTTTCAATATATCTTATAGATTGGTGCATACAGGTCAGCACTACGATAAAAATATGTCTGATAGTTTTTTTGAGCAACTCTCTATTCCTGAACCTAATACTAATTTAGAATGTTCAGGTGGTTCTCAGGCAGAACAAACAGCAAGTATATTATTAGCATTTGAAAAAGAATTAAAAATAAATCCTGCAGATTTACTTATAGTGGTTGGTGATGTGACATCTACAATGGCTTGCACACTTGTAGCTAAAAAAAATAATGTAAAAGTTGCACATGTTGAAGGTGGAATACGTTCAGGAGATATGACAATGCCAGAAGAAATTAATAGAATTGTTACCGATAGCATAGCCGATTATTTTTTTACAACATCAGAATTAGCAAATCAGAATTTAATAGCTGAAGGTGTTGATAAAAATCAGTTGTTCTTAGTTGGTAATACAATGATAGATACTTTACTTAAAAATAAACAACGTTTTTTTAAGCCAGAAATATGGGGTAATTTAAATTTAAGACTTAAGTCATATGTAGTTTTAACCATGCATCGTCCTGCGAATGTTGATGCTGAAAAAAACTTGGAAGCTATGTTGAATGAAATCATTCTTCAAACAAAAAATTTACCAATTATATTTCCAGCACATCCACGAACACAAAGAATCTTATCAAAACTTAATATTGAAAGTAATCGACTTCACATAGTTGAACCCTTAAGCTATTTGGAATTTAATTATTTAGTAAAAAATGCTAAAGCTGTTATTACAGATTCGGGAGGTATCACTGAAGAAGCCTCTATAATGAATGTGCCTTGTCTAACTCTAAGAGATAATACCGAACGTCCAGAAACGATTACTTTAGGTACTAACGAACTTATTGGTACAAATCCTAAAAATCTAAAAACTTATTTAAATAAACTATTTGATGGACAATGGAAACAAATGCAATCTATTCCGTTCTGGGACGGAAAAACTGCTGAACGTATCGTTAAAGTAATTACTAATAATCTAATTAAGAATTAG
- the rpe gene encoding ribulose-phosphate 3-epimerase, which translates to MSKCLIAPSMLASDFGNLQRDTEMVNNSDADWFHIDVMDGHFVPNISYGMPVIAAIKKHATKPLDVHLMIEKPERYIEEFVKVGADIITVHHESTVHLHRTLRQIKAAGCKAGIVLNLTTPVSVLEDILPECYMVLLMSINPGFGGQKFEDITYNRVKKLRKMIDEQGLNTLIEIDGGVTDKNIKKLADAGANVFVAGSHVFKSDNQPETITNLKRLANS; encoded by the coding sequence ATGAGTAAATGCCTCATAGCACCTTCAATGCTTGCTTCAGATTTCGGAAATCTTCAACGTGATACTGAAATGGTAAATAATAGTGATGCCGACTGGTTTCACATTGATGTTATGGATGGACATTTTGTGCCAAATATCTCTTATGGCATGCCTGTCATAGCTGCTATTAAAAAGCACGCGACTAAGCCACTAGATGTTCATTTAATGATTGAGAAACCTGAACGTTATATCGAAGAATTTGTCAAAGTTGGTGCAGATATTATCACTGTGCATCACGAAAGCACTGTGCATCTTCACAGAACACTTAGACAAATAAAAGCTGCTGGTTGCAAAGCTGGCATTGTTCTGAACTTGACAACTCCTGTTTCTGTATTAGAAGATATTTTACCTGAATGTTACATGGTTTTGTTAATGTCTATTAATCCTGGCTTTGGGGGTCAAAAATTTGAAGATATCACTTATAATCGTGTAAAAAAATTACGTAAGATGATTGATGAACAAGGTTTAAATACACTTATCGAAATTGATGGAGGTGTAACAGATAAAAACATTAAAAAGCTAGCAGATGCTGGTGCTAATGTTTTTGTTGCTGGTAGCCACGTTTTTAAAAGCGATAATCAGCCTGAAACAATTACAAATCTTAAACGTTTAGCTAATTCTTAA
- a CDS encoding BLUF domain-containing protein — protein sequence MKAIYYISNFSKDLSKHDIDKLIQTVNKKNKLLNVTGLLIIKNKHFFQILEGEDEKIDPLYEKIKMTLDIQVLLDC from the coding sequence TTGAAAGCCATTTATTACATTAGTAATTTTTCTAAAGATTTAAGTAAGCACGATATTGACAAATTAATTCAAACAGTCAATAAGAAAAATAAACTTTTGAATGTTACTGGGCTATTAATCATTAAAAACAAACACTTTTTTCAGATTCTTGAAGGTGAGGACGAGAAAATAGACCCACTATACGAAAAGATAAAAATGACTCTTGACATACAGGTGTTATTAGATTGCTAA
- a CDS encoding RNA polymerase sigma factor RpoD/SigA, translating into MRQLKITKQVTNRETASLDKYLQEIGKVDLITADEEVELAQRIKAGDQIALEKLTKANLRFVVSVAKQYQNQGLTLPDLINEGNLGLIKAAQRFDETRGFKFISYAVWWIRQSILQALAEQSRIVRLPLNKIGSINKINKTFAFLEQSHERPPSAEEIAKELDMTINDVKESMKNSGRHVSMDAPLVEGEDSNLYDVLRSGESPNPDRDLLHESLRTEIERALETLTPREADVIRLYFGLGNQHPMTLEEIGETFDLTRERVRQIKEKAIRRLKHTSRSKILKTYLG; encoded by the coding sequence ATGAGACAGCTTAAAATTACCAAGCAGGTAACCAACAGAGAAACTGCATCGTTAGACAAATACTTACAAGAAATTGGAAAAGTAGACCTTATCACGGCGGACGAAGAAGTAGAATTGGCACAGCGTATCAAAGCTGGTGACCAAATCGCTTTAGAGAAACTAACAAAGGCAAACTTACGTTTTGTAGTATCTGTGGCTAAACAATACCAAAACCAGGGCTTAACTTTACCTGATTTAATTAATGAAGGTAATTTAGGTCTAATTAAAGCAGCTCAACGTTTTGATGAGACACGTGGTTTTAAATTTATATCATACGCTGTATGGTGGATTAGACAATCAATCTTACAAGCATTGGCAGAACAGTCTCGTATTGTACGTTTGCCTCTTAATAAAATTGGTTCTATTAATAAAATCAACAAGACATTTGCTTTTTTAGAGCAAAGTCATGAGCGCCCGCCTTCTGCAGAAGAAATAGCAAAGGAATTAGATATGACTATTAACGATGTTAAAGAGTCAATGAAAAATTCTGGTCGTCACGTATCAATGGATGCACCGCTTGTTGAAGGAGAAGATTCTAATCTATACGATGTATTACGTAGTGGAGAGTCTCCAAACCCTGATAGGGATTTATTACATGAATCTTTACGTACTGAAATAGAACGTGCACTTGAGACATTAACACCTCGTGAAGCAGATGTTATTCGTTTGTATTTTGGTTTAGGTAACCAACACCCGATGACTCTTGAAGAAATTGGAGAAACGTTTGACCTTACGAGAGAACGTGTTAGACAAATAAAAGAAAAAGCTATTCGTAGATTAAAACATACCTCAAGAAGCAAAATATTAAAGACCTATTTGGGATAA
- a CDS encoding Omp28-related outer membrane protein, translated as MKIRFSTKILFFLSALTILGCSSSSDDENPGGNTNTITSITLARVGTGTLFPGDTVAFEVKGNTNAVVTSSSSITVNGTPINGSSYQTNSAGQLSVSATYENLTSNTIQITVDPEPVITSISLFRVGNAPIYPGDTVTFQVVGDTSENVTSQSTISVNGTPLANNTYQTTTVGNLDVTATYDGLNSNSLQVIVAPPPTKFTKNVLIEDYTGTWCQFCPRVSHAIDLVNGQTDDAIIVAIHRGSTNPASGSYDPYNFNAGALEDMINLTGYPTAMLDRTTDWTFPEPNNVAQVTNLTGDDADLGLAIVPTLNGNNVSVEVKVKFGGEIAATDLRIVLYLLEDGLEFNQTNGTSYYGGVNPLVNFEHNHVLRAAYTDLLGESIPSSEVVGEEEYTTTIIGSLPASIENNSNLSLVAIVVDAITNDAINARSANFGDSQTFEEE; from the coding sequence ATGAAGATTAGATTCTCAACAAAAATTTTATTCTTTCTATCTGCTTTAACAATTTTAGGTTGTAGCAGCAGTAGTGATGATGAGAACCCAGGAGGTAATACAAACACTATTACAAGTATAACTTTAGCAAGGGTTGGGACAGGGACTTTATTCCCTGGAGACACTGTTGCCTTTGAAGTTAAAGGAAATACAAATGCAGTGGTTACATCCTCAAGTAGCATTACAGTAAACGGAACACCAATAAATGGTAGTAGTTATCAAACTAATTCTGCTGGTCAACTAAGCGTCAGTGCTACATATGAGAACTTAACGAGCAATACAATACAAATAACCGTCGACCCAGAGCCAGTTATTACAAGCATTTCATTATTTAGAGTAGGCAATGCACCTATTTATCCAGGTGACACTGTAACATTTCAAGTTGTAGGTGATACAAGTGAGAATGTTACTAGCCAAAGTACCATTTCTGTAAATGGTACACCTTTAGCCAATAATACTTACCAAACAACAACTGTCGGTAATTTAGATGTCACGGCCACTTATGATGGATTAAACAGTAATTCATTACAAGTTATTGTGGCGCCGCCGCCAACTAAGTTTACTAAAAATGTTTTAATAGAAGATTACACTGGAACTTGGTGTCAATTTTGCCCAAGAGTATCTCATGCCATTGATTTAGTAAATGGACAAACAGATGATGCAATAATTGTTGCTATACATAGAGGAAGTACAAATCCAGCAAGCGGTTCTTATGACCCGTATAATTTTAATGCAGGTGCTCTTGAGGACATGATTAATCTTACTGGGTATCCTACAGCAATGTTAGACCGTACTACAGATTGGACTTTTCCAGAGCCAAATAATGTTGCACAAGTAACAAACTTAACAGGAGATGATGCAGATTTGGGCCTTGCAATAGTGCCTACTCTAAACGGCAACAATGTATCTGTAGAGGTTAAAGTTAAATTTGGTGGTGAAATAGCTGCTACTGACTTAAGAATTGTTTTATACCTTCTTGAAGATGGATTAGAATTCAACCAAACAAATGGTACAAGCTATTATGGAGGTGTTAATCCATTAGTAAATTTTGAACACAATCATGTATTAAGAGCAGCCTACACAGATTTACTCGGAGAATCTATTCCTTCATCTGAAGTTGTTGGTGAAGAAGAGTATACAACAACTATAATAGGCTCACTACCTGCTAGCATAGAAAACAACAGTAATTTAAGTTTAGTAGCTATAGTTGTGGACGCCATCACAAATGATGCGATAAATGCAAGATCTGCAAACTTTGGAGACTCTCAAACTTTTGAAGAGGAATAG
- a CDS encoding TlpA family protein disulfide reductase codes for MRTFFTLCLLFITLCVKAQDIPEVTVKNLAGDDISTSEFKNSKDIKVISFWATWCVPCINELDAISEIYQDWQDETNVEVIAISTDDARTRRRVKPLINGKDWGFKIYVDENQDLKRALNINILPYVIVVKEGKIIHTRTGYTPGSEEELFEIVKQHTD; via the coding sequence ATGAGAACTTTTTTCACTTTATGTCTTCTGTTTATCACACTTTGTGTTAAGGCACAAGACATTCCAGAAGTCACAGTAAAAAATTTAGCTGGAGATGACATTTCTACGTCAGAATTTAAAAATTCAAAAGACATTAAAGTCATTAGTTTTTGGGCTACATGGTGTGTGCCATGTATTAATGAGTTAGATGCAATAAGCGAGATTTATCAAGATTGGCAGGACGAAACAAATGTTGAAGTTATAGCTATATCTACAGATGATGCTAGAACAAGACGTAGAGTAAAACCCCTGATTAATGGAAAAGATTGGGGGTTTAAAATTTATGTAGACGAAAATCAAGATCTTAAGCGAGCACTTAATATCAATATTTTACCATATGTAATCGTAGTTAAAGAAGGGAAAATAATTCATACAAGAACAGGGTACACGCCAGGTAGTGAAGAAGAACTTTTTGAAATTGTAAAGCAACACACTGATTAA
- a CDS encoding DUF6029 family protein, whose product MKKLTTLIIFLSFVSLGHCQLIENLRVGLEVNAAWYNDDKNTGPFFDSDNQDSDKHLRANSYLKLDYDFLKNFTATVQLESYAPLALLNYSPNFDGTNLGIYSLNYRSEKLEATVGHFYEQFGSGLILRNWEDRQLGVNNALLGGRVNYSILDELSITALYGKQRVGFKTSDGEIFGANIEYDLSKSLGLSESSVNLGFSYVGRKQDIDIMNPEYDELTNSFSGRLDYSKNSFYAGLEYVYKSEDVAVLTGQLINQFVNPGSALLINTGFSKKGFGLDATFRRLENMAFFSDREKAGNIYLENNVNFTPALTKQHDYLLTNIFVYQAQSQVVFADPQLTEVGEIGGQVDMYYNIKKDTPLGGKYGTKLAVNASYWAGLKGNYDFNNLSYDVDYLGFGEKYFSDISLEVRKKWSSKLNTIFYYVNQYYNQRAIEDNFSGEQIQTNILALETMHRLGSNGKSLRLVAQKLWSNSDNHDWIGGVVEYNFNTKFSIYANDIYNSGDDSDTTETHYYNFGGSYTKGATRFSLNYGRQRAGLVCVGGVCRFVPEATGLSASFLYSF is encoded by the coding sequence ATGAAAAAACTAACCACCCTAATTATTTTTTTGAGCTTTGTTTCGTTAGGACATTGCCAATTAATAGAGAACTTACGAGTAGGATTAGAAGTCAATGCTGCTTGGTACAATGATGACAAAAATACAGGACCATTTTTTGATTCTGATAACCAAGATTCAGATAAACATTTAAGAGCTAATAGCTATTTAAAACTCGATTATGACTTTTTGAAAAACTTTACGGCAACTGTGCAATTAGAATCTTATGCACCACTAGCGTTGTTGAATTATTCTCCAAATTTTGATGGTACCAATTTAGGTATATACTCCTTAAACTATAGAAGTGAAAAATTAGAAGCAACCGTTGGACATTTTTATGAGCAATTTGGAAGTGGTCTAATTTTAAGAAATTGGGAAGATCGTCAACTAGGTGTTAATAATGCGTTGTTAGGTGGTCGCGTCAACTATTCAATCTTAGATGAGTTATCGATAACTGCCTTGTATGGTAAGCAACGCGTAGGATTTAAAACTTCTGATGGAGAGATTTTTGGTGCTAATATAGAATATGACCTTTCTAAATCTTTAGGATTATCAGAATCTTCAGTGAATTTAGGATTTAGTTATGTCGGTAGAAAGCAGGATATAGATATTATGAATCCAGAATACGATGAGCTAACAAATTCATTTTCTGGGCGTTTAGATTATTCAAAGAATAGTTTTTATGCAGGTTTAGAATATGTATATAAGTCGGAGGACGTGGCTGTACTAACGGGTCAGTTAATCAATCAATTTGTAAATCCAGGAAGTGCTTTACTTATTAATACAGGATTCTCTAAAAAAGGTTTTGGTTTAGACGCCACTTTTAGAAGATTAGAGAATATGGCATTCTTTTCTGATCGAGAAAAAGCTGGAAATATATACTTGGAGAACAATGTGAATTTCACACCTGCTTTAACAAAGCAACACGATTATTTACTTACTAATATTTTTGTTTATCAAGCACAATCTCAAGTTGTTTTTGCCGATCCTCAATTAACAGAAGTAGGTGAAATTGGTGGTCAAGTCGATATGTATTACAATATTAAAAAAGACACTCCATTAGGTGGAAAGTATGGAACAAAATTAGCTGTTAACGCATCGTATTGGGCAGGATTGAAAGGTAATTATGATTTTAATAACCTGTCCTATGATGTAGACTATTTAGGTTTTGGAGAAAAATACTTTTCAGATATCAGTTTAGAAGTAAGAAAAAAATGGTCTTCAAAGTTGAATACAATATTCTATTATGTTAATCAATATTATAATCAGAGAGCTATTGAGGATAACTTCTCAGGAGAACAAATTCAAACTAATATATTGGCTTTAGAGACTATGCATAGATTAGGTAGTAATGGAAAATCTTTGCGTCTTGTAGCTCAGAAATTATGGTCTAATTCAGATAACCATGATTGGATTGGTGGTGTCGTTGAGTATAACTTTAATACTAAATTCTCTATATATGCCAATGATATATATAATAGCGGAGATGATAGTGATACTACCGAAACGCATTACTATAATTTTGGTGGCAGTTATACAAAAGGAGCTACACGTTTTTCTTTAAATTACGGAAGACAACGAGCTGGATTAGTTTGCGTGGGTGGTGTCTGTCGTTTTGTGCCAGAAGCCACAGGACTTTCTGCTAGCTTCTTATATAGTTTTTAG